From the genome of Dickeya aquatica, one region includes:
- the recD gene encoding exodeoxyribonuclease V subunit alpha produces the protein MKHSDHHEVLALLDQWVDSGWLRELDRALARFLYQECPDAAPLLLLGAALTSYQLGRGHVCLDLAALVTDSDLSLALPPENGYDSRDATPRPAQALHGVTLADWQAALAQPQLVACGTGNTPLVLAGTRLYLRRYWQYEQQVRQAIDRRLADNAALKQALPVAALRQRLDALFPATSPLQPDWQKLACALAAGSAFSIITGGPGTGKTTTVLKLLALLQSLALEQHGKPLRIRLAAPTGKAAARLNASITGAIDTLALGGLAQAQEIRTSLMSEAVTLHRLLGSRPDSRRFRHDETQLLRLDVLVVDEASMVDLAMMSALLAAMPPAARLVLLGDKDQLASVEAGALMGAWCQRAEQGHYLPQTRDWLQAVTGQAPQETLVDAQGLAHDQAVVMLRHSYRFGADSGIGRLAQAVNRGDVTSLETILQQGYPDLACLLLTPDDTPALKAWLVDGAVGHVGASGGFAAGYRHYLQLMHDTRPALTSSPQAFDEWAASILNAFGEFQLLCALRSGPCGVESMNARIAGLLHREQLLDCGQVWYPGRPVMVTRNDYSLQLMNGDIGITLSVAQQQADGSHIWVNRVAFAAGDGRAGVRWVLPGRLSAVETVFAMTVHKSQGSEFTHTALLLPDNLSPVLTRELIYTGITRARHYFSLGCAGRHRAVLAEAVSRRVQRVSGFMDEESAC, from the coding sequence ATGAAACACAGCGATCATCATGAGGTACTGGCACTGCTTGACCAGTGGGTTGATAGTGGCTGGCTGCGTGAGCTTGACCGGGCGCTGGCGCGTTTTCTCTATCAAGAGTGCCCGGATGCCGCCCCGCTGTTATTGCTTGGCGCGGCCCTGACCAGTTACCAGTTAGGGCGCGGCCATGTCTGCCTGGATTTAGCGGCGCTGGTGACGGACAGCGATCTCTCGCTGGCACTGCCGCCCGAGAATGGGTATGACAGCCGTGACGCCACACCGCGCCCGGCGCAGGCGCTGCACGGCGTGACGCTGGCTGACTGGCAGGCAGCACTGGCACAACCGCAACTGGTTGCCTGCGGTACGGGTAACACGCCGCTGGTGCTGGCGGGCACCCGGCTTTATCTGCGCCGTTACTGGCAGTATGAGCAGCAAGTGCGCCAGGCGATTGACAGGCGGCTGGCGGATAACGCGGCGCTGAAACAGGCTCTGCCTGTCGCCGCATTGCGCCAGCGGCTTGATGCGCTGTTTCCTGCCACGTCCCCGTTGCAGCCAGACTGGCAGAAGCTCGCCTGTGCGCTGGCGGCCGGAAGCGCATTTAGCATTATTACCGGCGGGCCCGGCACCGGCAAAACCACCACGGTGCTGAAACTGCTGGCGCTGTTGCAGTCTCTGGCGCTGGAGCAGCACGGCAAGCCGCTGCGCATCCGGCTGGCGGCCCCGACCGGCAAGGCGGCGGCCCGCCTTAATGCATCGATAACCGGAGCTATCGATACGCTGGCGCTGGGGGGGCTGGCGCAGGCACAAGAGATTCGCACCAGCCTGATGAGCGAAGCCGTGACGTTGCATCGTTTGCTCGGCAGTCGGCCAGACAGCCGCCGGTTTCGTCATGATGAAACGCAGCTATTGCGCCTGGATGTGCTGGTGGTGGATGAAGCCTCCATGGTCGATTTGGCGATGATGTCGGCGCTGCTGGCCGCCATGCCGCCTGCGGCAAGGCTGGTACTGCTGGGCGATAAAGACCAGTTGGCCTCGGTGGAAGCCGGTGCGCTGATGGGCGCATGGTGCCAGCGGGCCGAACAAGGGCACTATTTGCCGCAAACCCGTGACTGGCTACAGGCCGTGACCGGGCAGGCCCCGCAGGAGACGCTGGTGGACGCGCAAGGGCTGGCGCACGATCAGGCGGTGGTGATGCTGCGCCACAGCTATCGGTTTGGCGCTGACAGCGGGATTGGCCGCCTGGCACAAGCGGTAAATCGCGGCGATGTCACGTCGCTTGAGACGATATTGCAGCAAGGCTATCCCGATTTGGCCTGCCTGCTGTTAACCCCTGACGATACCCCGGCGCTCAAAGCATGGCTGGTTGATGGTGCCGTTGGCCATGTTGGCGCATCGGGTGGCTTTGCGGCGGGGTATCGCCACTATCTGCAATTGATGCATGACACCCGCCCGGCGCTAACGTCCTCCCCACAGGCGTTTGATGAGTGGGCCGCGTCGATTCTCAACGCGTTTGGCGAGTTTCAACTGCTGTGTGCGTTAAGAAGCGGGCCCTGTGGGGTTGAGAGCATGAACGCTCGTATCGCCGGGTTATTACACCGTGAACAGTTGCTGGATTGCGGGCAAGTGTGGTATCCGGGCCGGCCAGTGATGGTGACGCGCAACGATTACAGCCTGCAACTGATGAACGGCGATATCGGCATCACGTTATCGGTAGCCCAGCAGCAGGCAGATGGCTCGCACATCTGGGTTAACCGGGTGGCCTTTGCCGCCGGCGATGGCCGCGCAGGTGTGCGCTGGGTGTTACCGGGGCGTTTGTCGGCGGTGGAAACCGTGTTTGCCATGACGGTGCATAAATCGCAGGGCTCCGAGTTCACGCACACTGCGTTACTGCTACCGGACAACCTCAGCCCGGTATTAACCCGCGAGCTTATCTACACCGGCATTACCCGCGCCAGACACTACTTCAGCCTCGGCTGCGCCGGTCGTCATCGCGCGGTGCTGGCCGAGGCAGTCAGCCGCCGGGTGCAGCGTGTCAGTGGGTTTATGGATGAGGAGTCTGCTTGCTGA
- a CDS encoding host cell division inhibitor Icd-like protein — MAGSQSTQTRPKFQYRFLALRRHSPNTAPRPLAVEAHSEAEARRHLEPDFILVFAGRLPVQAVRHV, encoded by the coding sequence ATGGCTGGTTCACAGTCTACCCAAACTCGCCCCAAATTTCAGTATCGCTTCCTGGCGCTGCGGCGTCACTCGCCAAATACAGCTCCCCGCCCGCTTGCCGTTGAAGCCCATAGCGAAGCCGAAGCCCGCCGCCATCTGGAACCGGATTTTATTCTGGTCTTTGCCGGTCGCCTGCCAGTTCAGGCGGTGCGCCATGTTTGA
- a CDS encoding TOPRIM and DUF927 domain-containing protein, protein MRNIDLIRDTASAAQGRWRVVLAQLGITVPDNARQHAPCPACGGKDRFRFDDDGRGAHFCNQCGAGDGLELVQKVRQCDITAAARLVAEVVGTLPASSVAAPADTPTAKRQRFLQRYQALARQAVPGVSAYLAGKGLAATYPLLPDGRLLLALQTAEGTITAAQTLAPDGKKRLLTDSAKTGAYHPVTTPTHPDSVILAEGLATALSVSQMNPTAMTVAAIDAGNLLPVARALRTRFPAARLIVAADNDTAPGKANTGKQWAEKAAREVNGWVALPPTDEKTDWDDYRQQAGIKAATRAFQASLYQPTDDTPPARREPLAPFVDSRATGVYWVTPKADRDSGDIIQHEQWLCSPLAVAGVGRDDAEQYLILRWQPAGAIQAVTAALPLADVGEREGWRTLKAGGVTVTTRPYLRAILADWLQRQHSGEVWHIAHSTGWQCGAYLMPDGEVIGTPSRPVLFRGRSATASGYGISGTAESWRESVARLASGNPSMMTAIAAALAAPLIGLSGSDGFGLHFYEQSSAGKTTTANVATSLYGDPQALKLTWYGTALGIANEAEAHNDGLLPLDEVGQGSDARSVSTSAYTLFNGVGKLQGAREGGNRELKRWRTVAISTGEMDMETFLASAGIPPKPGNLVRLLNLPLEKAQQFHGYPDGKAHADALKAAYRTHYGAAGRAWIRYLAEHREDAIQAVSEAETRWRSLIPADYGEQVHRVAERFAILEAALLVSRAVTGWEPQACRDAIQHSFNAWIKEFGTGNKEHQQITAQAEAFLNTYGLSRYAPVGYDPRDLPIRELAGYRDKGKHDDEPMVFYTFPATFEAEIARGFNVRHFARVLAQSGMLKPGGDGKHTRKSIRVDGRQPRFYVLMYLPEEAEATG, encoded by the coding sequence ATGCGTAATATCGACCTTATCCGTGACACCGCCAGTGCGGCGCAAGGGCGTTGGCGGGTGGTACTGGCCCAATTGGGGATTACGGTTCCCGACAATGCTCGCCAGCACGCCCCCTGCCCGGCGTGCGGGGGTAAAGACCGCTTCCGTTTTGATGATGACGGGCGCGGGGCGCATTTCTGTAATCAGTGCGGGGCCGGTGACGGCCTTGAACTGGTGCAGAAAGTCAGGCAGTGCGATATCACCGCTGCCGCCCGGCTGGTGGCGGAGGTGGTCGGCACGCTGCCTGCGTCTTCTGTCGCTGCGCCAGCAGACACCCCCACCGCCAAACGCCAGCGCTTTCTGCAACGCTATCAGGCGCTGGCGCGTCAGGCGGTGCCCGGTGTATCGGCCTATCTGGCCGGGAAAGGTCTGGCAGCCACGTACCCGCTGCTGCCGGATGGCCGCCTGTTGCTGGCGTTACAAACAGCGGAGGGCACCATCACGGCAGCGCAAACCCTCGCCCCGGATGGCAAAAAGCGGTTGCTGACCGACTCGGCCAAAACCGGCGCGTATCACCCGGTCACTACGCCCACCCACCCCGACTCGGTTATTTTGGCGGAAGGGCTGGCAACCGCGCTGAGTGTCAGCCAGATGAACCCAACGGCCATGACGGTGGCCGCCATCGATGCCGGAAACCTGCTGCCGGTGGCCCGCGCCTTGCGCACGCGCTTTCCCGCTGCCCGGCTGATAGTGGCGGCGGATAACGACACCGCACCGGGCAAGGCCAACACCGGCAAACAGTGGGCGGAGAAAGCCGCCCGCGAAGTGAACGGCTGGGTGGCGCTGCCACCGACCGATGAAAAGACTGACTGGGACGATTACCGCCAGCAGGCCGGTATCAAGGCGGCAACCCGCGCCTTTCAGGCATCGCTGTATCAACCGACCGACGACACTCCACCGGCCAGACGCGAGCCGCTGGCCCCGTTTGTGGACAGCCGCGCCACCGGGGTTTACTGGGTGACGCCCAAAGCCGACCGGGACAGCGGCGACATCATCCAGCACGAGCAGTGGTTATGTTCCCCGCTGGCGGTGGCGGGGGTCGGGCGTGATGACGCCGAGCAATACCTTATCCTGCGCTGGCAGCCTGCCGGGGCGATACAGGCCGTGACCGCTGCCCTGCCGCTGGCAGACGTGGGCGAGCGCGAAGGCTGGCGCACGCTCAAGGCGGGCGGCGTAACCGTCACCACCCGGCCCTACCTGCGCGCCATTCTGGCCGACTGGCTCCAGCGCCAGCACAGCGGCGAGGTCTGGCATATCGCCCACAGCACCGGCTGGCAGTGCGGCGCGTACCTGATGCCGGATGGCGAAGTCATCGGCACCCCGTCGCGCCCGGTACTGTTCCGGGGCCGCAGCGCTACCGCGTCCGGTTACGGCATCAGTGGCACGGCGGAAAGCTGGCGCGAGTCGGTGGCGCGGCTGGCATCCGGCAACCCGTCGATGATGACCGCCATTGCCGCCGCGCTGGCCGCGCCGCTGATTGGCCTGTCCGGTTCGGACGGCTTTGGGCTGCATTTCTATGAACAGTCGAGCGCCGGGAAAACCACCACCGCCAACGTCGCCACCAGTCTGTACGGCGACCCGCAGGCGCTGAAGCTGACCTGGTACGGCACCGCGCTCGGTATCGCCAACGAAGCCGAAGCCCATAACGATGGCCTGCTGCCGCTGGATGAAGTCGGCCAGGGAAGTGATGCACGGTCGGTGTCCACCTCGGCCTACACGCTGTTTAACGGTGTCGGCAAATTGCAGGGGGCACGGGAAGGCGGCAACCGGGAGCTGAAACGCTGGCGCACGGTGGCGATTAGCACCGGGGAAATGGACATGGAAACCTTTCTCGCCAGCGCAGGCATTCCCCCAAAGCCGGGCAACCTGGTGCGCCTGCTCAATCTGCCGCTGGAGAAGGCCCAGCAATTCCACGGCTACCCGGACGGCAAGGCGCACGCCGATGCGCTGAAAGCGGCGTATCGTACCCATTACGGCGCAGCCGGTCGGGCATGGATACGCTATCTGGCCGAACATCGCGAGGATGCCATACAGGCGGTGAGCGAGGCGGAAACCCGCTGGCGCAGCCTCATTCCTGCTGATTACGGCGAGCAGGTTCACCGGGTGGCGGAGCGCTTCGCCATTCTGGAAGCGGCGCTACTGGTGAGCCGGGCCGTCACCGGCTGGGAGCCGCAGGCGTGCCGGGATGCGATACAGCACAGCTTCAATGCCTGGATTAAGGAATTCGGCACCGGCAACAAGGAGCACCAGCAAATCACCGCCCAGGCGGAAGCCTTTCTGAATACTTACGGCCTCAGCCGCTATGCGCCGGTGGGGTATGACCCGCGTGATTTACCGATTCGGGAGCTGGCGGGCTACCGCGACAAGGGCAAACACGACGATGAACCGATGGTGTTCTACACCTTCCCGGCCACCTTTGAAGCGGAAATCGCCAGGGGGTTTAACGTGCGCCACTTTGCCCGCGTGCTGGCACAAAGCGGGATGCTGAAGCCCGGCGGTGACGGCAAACACACCCGTAAATCCATACGGGTGGACGGTCGCCAGCCGCGTTTTTACGTGCTGATGTACCTGCCGGAAGAGGCGGAAGCGACCGGCTGA
- a CDS encoding YebY family protein produces the protein MNKIMPLFVGCLLSLSVQAAPQVANLSKLEYGPRWAFNREEVQLICRPGQAMYVINPSTLMQYPLNAVAKDQVNSGKVSADALETILLDDPANPGQKMSLQPFVERAQTLCP, from the coding sequence ATGAATAAAATCATGCCGCTATTCGTTGGATGCTTGTTATCGCTGTCGGTGCAGGCCGCGCCGCAGGTGGCAAACCTGAGTAAACTGGAATACGGCCCGCGCTGGGCATTTAATCGTGAAGAAGTGCAACTGATTTGCCGCCCCGGTCAGGCCATGTACGTCATCAACCCCAGTACATTGATGCAATACCCGCTTAACGCAGTGGCTAAAGATCAGGTCAATAGCGGTAAAGTGAGTGCCGATGCGCTGGAGACGATTTTGCTGGATGACCCGGCAAACCCTGGGCAAAAAATGAGCCTGCAACCGTTTGTTGAGCGCGCTCAGACCCTTTGCCCGTAA
- a CDS encoding ImmA/IrrE family metallo-endopeptidase codes for MADLAYINPDIFNWARARAQMSEEDLSRTLGVRLDKVVAWAEGSKKPTFNQAQRLAGKLHIPFAFFFLPAPPPDELPLPDLRTVANQGIEGASVNLKDIIDSVMRRQEWYKEYLQDQGAERLGFIGSASLNSSPSLVAGDIKRTLELDNLNPQGLNWEEYQRKIVVAAEDVGILVMRSGIVENNTRRPLSVSEFRGFAISDPLAPVVFINLRDAPAARLFTLIHEIAHLWLGQSGISSVKPNEHRREEQFCNAVAGEFLAPEREMLVLWREGAELQDNVTNLARNFHVSKYVIIRRALDLRLITQESYQEYYSALVRSFNESDGGGGDFYAIARNKNSAKFSKALLGETLTGRVLLRDASRLLGVAPAKLKTYALEIGA; via the coding sequence ATGGCTGATTTAGCTTACATAAATCCTGATATTTTCAATTGGGCAAGAGCTCGGGCTCAAATGTCTGAGGAAGATCTATCCAGAACTTTAGGAGTCAGGTTAGATAAGGTCGTAGCGTGGGCTGAGGGTTCTAAGAAGCCTACCTTCAATCAGGCCCAGAGATTAGCTGGAAAGTTGCATATTCCTTTTGCCTTCTTCTTCTTGCCAGCCCCTCCGCCAGATGAATTACCGCTTCCAGATCTAAGGACTGTTGCCAATCAAGGGATTGAAGGTGCTAGCGTCAATCTTAAAGACATCATTGATTCTGTGATGCGTAGACAGGAATGGTATAAAGAATATTTGCAAGATCAAGGCGCAGAACGATTAGGATTCATTGGGTCTGCATCCTTAAACTCTAGTCCTTCTCTGGTCGCTGGCGATATTAAAAGAACTCTTGAACTCGATAACTTAAATCCACAGGGCCTGAATTGGGAGGAATATCAACGTAAAATAGTTGTAGCTGCTGAGGATGTAGGAATCCTTGTAATGCGTAGCGGTATTGTCGAGAATAATACTCGTCGCCCACTTAGCGTGTCTGAATTTAGGGGATTTGCTATCAGTGATCCATTGGCACCCGTTGTTTTTATTAATTTACGAGATGCGCCAGCCGCAAGGTTATTTACTCTCATTCATGAGATTGCCCATCTATGGCTAGGTCAGAGTGGAATTTCCTCAGTGAAACCTAATGAACATCGCAGAGAGGAACAATTTTGTAATGCTGTGGCTGGAGAGTTTTTAGCTCCTGAGCGGGAGATGCTTGTTTTGTGGCGAGAGGGAGCAGAGTTACAGGATAACGTCACAAATCTTGCAAGAAATTTTCATGTGAGCAAATATGTCATTATTCGTCGTGCGTTAGATTTAAGGTTAATAACCCAAGAATCTTATCAAGAGTATTATAGCGCTTTAGTCAGAAGTTTTAACGAATCCGATGGCGGTGGTGGGGACTTTTATGCTATTGCTCGAAACAAGAATAGTGCAAAATTTAGTAAAGCGTTGCTTGGTGAAACCTTAACCGGTCGGGTTTTGCTCAGAGATGCAAGTAGATTGCTTGGAGTTGCTCCGGCAAAACTTAAGACATATGCTTTGGAAATTGGTGCATAA
- a CDS encoding HGGxSTG domain-containing protein produces MNDRKRLLKRYQAHHDRKMAEHRAWAATGYDPQHRPPLEPYPDELRGLQCCATTRAGPPCKRTDIYRSGRCKYHGGKSTGAKTSEGKARQLAGYRRWLENKRKNEAATT; encoded by the coding sequence ATGAACGACCGCAAAAGATTACTGAAGCGCTATCAGGCGCACCATGACCGCAAGATGGCCGAACACCGGGCCTGGGCCGCCACCGGCTATGACCCGCAGCACAGACCGCCGCTAGAGCCATATCCCGACGAACTGCGCGGCCTGCAATGCTGCGCCACCACCCGCGCTGGCCCCCCCTGCAAACGCACGGACATTTACCGTAGTGGCCGCTGCAAATACCACGGCGGCAAAAGTACCGGAGCCAAAACGTCGGAAGGCAAAGCCCGCCAGTTAGCAGGCTACCGCCGCTGGCTGGAGAACAAACGCAAAAACGAAGCCGCTACGACATAA
- the recB gene encoding exodeoxyribonuclease V subunit beta, producing MTPVSLPATLDALRFPLTGSRLIEASAGTGKTFTIAMLYVRLVLGHGGEQAFGRPLTPPEILVVTFTEAATRELRDRIRARLAQAAAFFLAAQPQDPPADALLHALRDDYPPDEWPACARKLQLAAEWMDEAAVSTIHSWCYRMLGEHAFDSGSLFNQTLETDPRELLLEVVRDYWRTFFFALPPADVVELRERWPSPQAFYGSVTPLLDSADTLGQDTPPAEVFRATREEKARLLAALKAPWTVWCDELQALLDEAIANKRVDGRKLQTRYLHPWLDALRTWASGDDTWPDLKTGWERLTPAGLHACWKVPEQAPEHPALTAIEQLRAQLEALPRPHSLVLKHACRWVHQRFQREQMQRAQMGFQDLLTRLDEALQGDNGARLAQRIREQFPVAMIDEFQDTDPLQYRIFDALYRVAQTSAQQALILIGDPKQAIYAFRGADIHTYLRARRDTAPRHYTLATNFRSTEPMVAAVNQVFMQAEQRPDTLGAFRFRQADENPLPFLPVQANGRTARWQHAQGEGAALTCWLLAADAPLSASEYRQRMAAGCAREVVRLLQQGVQGQAGFVQPDQPLHPVTPGDMAILVNNGREAAAVREQLSRRGVRSVYLSDRESVFQTAQAAELQAWLAACADPENDRLLRAALATPMLGLSWQALACLNHDEREWERRVMQFFGYQRIWRQQGVLPMLRRLMWEFDVPRRLLSAGNARALTDVLHLAELLQQAAVQLDGEHALLRYLAQQCQDENPGADSLKLRLESDADRVKVVTVHKSKGLEYPLVFLPFACAYRAVSATDSLLIYHDDNGQRCIELDASHEAAARADNERLGEDLRKFYVALTRARYATWLGIAPLKGLERSAPGYLLGLDATFTTDTLAASLSAWCGEYSTQCALPETDDARYQAGADHWQMAAEPPLPDLRRHRWRITSYSGLQRAVGSDDDNRHTAEVQTAQQETFIEPQTPPVHPSPVTAPAGLGLHGFPRGAAPGSFLHGLLEWAGREGFAALAADRERVADQVARRCNRQGWTVWIPLLTEWLMQQLSQPMTLPQGAFSLAELQHYQVEMEFWFALHQVDTRTLDDTVRVATFDAAPGPSLLAEQLNGMLKGFIDLVFVHQGRYYVLDYKSNWLGAQAEDDQSTLLTPGQPAPMVQAMLHHRYDVQLVLYLFALHRLLQSRLPDYDYDRHIGGAVYLFLRGSQAPGGGVCHVRPDKTVIDALEQLFSGAIRESA from the coding sequence ATGACGCCTGTATCTTTACCGGCAACGCTCGATGCGTTGCGCTTTCCGCTTACCGGCAGTCGCCTGATTGAAGCCAGCGCCGGTACCGGGAAAACCTTTACCATCGCCATGCTGTATGTGCGCCTGGTGCTGGGGCACGGTGGCGAGCAGGCGTTTGGCCGCCCGCTGACGCCGCCGGAGATCCTGGTTGTGACCTTTACCGAGGCAGCGACCCGTGAACTGCGCGACCGTATTCGTGCCAGACTGGCGCAGGCGGCGGCGTTTTTTCTGGCGGCACAGCCGCAAGACCCGCCTGCCGACGCGTTGTTACACGCGCTGCGGGATGATTACCCGCCGGATGAGTGGCCCGCCTGTGCGCGCAAATTACAACTGGCGGCAGAGTGGATGGACGAAGCGGCGGTATCCACCATCCACAGCTGGTGCTACCGGATGCTGGGTGAACATGCTTTTGACAGCGGTAGCCTGTTTAATCAAACCCTTGAAACCGACCCGCGCGAGCTGTTGCTGGAGGTGGTGCGTGATTACTGGCGCACCTTTTTCTTTGCGCTGCCACCGGCTGATGTGGTGGAGCTGCGCGAGCGGTGGCCTTCGCCGCAGGCGTTTTATGGCAGTGTGACCCCACTGCTGGACAGCGCCGATACGCTGGGGCAGGACACGCCGCCCGCCGAGGTATTTCGCGCGACCCGCGAAGAGAAAGCCCGCCTGCTGGCCGCGCTGAAAGCGCCGTGGACAGTGTGGTGCGACGAGCTTCAGGCGCTGCTGGATGAGGCCATTGCCAATAAACGGGTTGATGGCCGCAAACTGCAAACGCGCTACCTTCATCCGTGGCTGGATGCCCTGCGGACATGGGCCAGCGGTGATGACACCTGGCCGGATTTAAAAACCGGCTGGGAGCGCCTGACGCCTGCCGGGCTGCACGCCTGCTGGAAAGTGCCCGAACAGGCACCGGAACATCCGGCATTGACGGCTATCGAACAACTCCGCGCACAGCTTGAGGCGCTGCCCCGGCCACACAGCCTGGTGTTAAAACACGCCTGCCGCTGGGTGCATCAGCGCTTTCAGCGCGAGCAGATGCAGCGTGCGCAGATGGGGTTTCAGGACTTGCTGACCCGGCTGGATGAGGCGCTACAGGGGGACAATGGCGCAAGGCTGGCGCAGCGTATCCGCGAGCAGTTTCCGGTGGCAATGATTGATGAGTTTCAGGATACCGACCCGCTGCAATACCGCATCTTTGATGCGCTCTACCGGGTGGCGCAGACAAGCGCGCAGCAGGCGCTGATTTTGATTGGCGACCCCAAGCAGGCCATCTACGCCTTTCGCGGCGCGGATATCCACACCTATTTGCGAGCCCGGCGCGACACCGCTCCCCGGCATTACACGCTGGCGACCAATTTCCGCTCGACCGAACCGATGGTTGCCGCCGTCAATCAGGTATTTATGCAGGCCGAACAGCGCCCGGACACCCTTGGTGCCTTTCGGTTTCGCCAGGCCGATGAGAACCCGCTGCCATTCTTGCCGGTGCAGGCCAACGGGCGCACGGCGCGCTGGCAGCATGCCCAAGGGGAGGGGGCTGCACTGACCTGCTGGCTGTTAGCCGCAGACGCGCCGTTATCCGCCAGTGAATATCGCCAGCGTATGGCGGCAGGCTGTGCACGAGAAGTGGTGCGGTTGTTACAGCAGGGCGTTCAGGGGCAGGCCGGGTTTGTCCAGCCTGACCAGCCGTTACACCCGGTGACGCCGGGGGATATGGCGATACTGGTGAATAATGGCCGTGAAGCCGCCGCCGTGCGTGAGCAACTGTCGCGGCGTGGGGTGCGCAGCGTCTATTTGTCCGATCGGGAATCGGTATTCCAGACCGCACAGGCTGCGGAGTTACAGGCCTGGCTGGCCGCCTGTGCCGACCCGGAAAATGACCGTCTGCTGCGTGCCGCGCTGGCCACGCCGATGCTGGGGCTGAGCTGGCAGGCATTGGCCTGCCTGAATCATGATGAGCGGGAGTGGGAGCGGCGGGTGATGCAGTTCTTCGGCTATCAGCGCATCTGGCGTCAGCAAGGGGTGCTGCCGATGTTGCGGCGGCTGATGTGGGAATTTGACGTGCCGCGCCGGTTACTGAGTGCGGGCAATGCCCGGGCACTGACCGATGTGCTACACCTTGCGGAACTGTTGCAACAGGCCGCCGTGCAACTTGATGGTGAACATGCACTGCTGCGTTATCTGGCGCAGCAGTGTCAGGATGAAAACCCCGGTGCCGATAGCCTGAAGCTGCGCCTTGAGAGTGATGCTGACCGGGTGAAAGTGGTTACGGTGCATAAATCGAAAGGGCTGGAGTATCCTCTGGTGTTTTTGCCTTTCGCCTGTGCCTATCGCGCGGTGAGCGCAACCGACAGCCTGCTTATCTATCATGATGATAACGGCCAGCGCTGTATTGAGCTTGATGCCAGTCATGAGGCGGCGGCACGCGCCGATAACGAGCGTCTCGGTGAGGATTTGCGTAAGTTTTATGTCGCGCTGACCCGGGCGCGTTACGCCACCTGGCTGGGGATTGCGCCGCTTAAGGGGCTGGAGCGCAGTGCGCCTGGTTATCTGCTGGGGCTTGATGCCACGTTTACAACCGATACTCTGGCGGCGAGCCTGTCGGCCTGGTGCGGTGAGTACAGCACGCAGTGCGCCTTACCTGAAACTGATGATGCCCGCTATCAGGCCGGGGCCGACCACTGGCAGATGGCGGCAGAGCCGCCGCTGCCCGATTTACGCCGCCACCGCTGGCGTATTACCAGCTATTCCGGCCTGCAACGCGCCGTCGGCAGCGATGATGACAACCGCCATACTGCGGAGGTGCAAACCGCGCAGCAGGAAACCTTTATCGAACCGCAGACACCGCCAGTGCATCCGTCTCCCGTTACGGCCCCTGCCGGGCTGGGCTTGCACGGTTTCCCGCGCGGTGCTGCGCCGGGCAGCTTTTTACATGGCCTGCTGGAGTGGGCCGGGCGCGAAGGGTTCGCCGCACTGGCCGCCGATCGTGAGCGGGTGGCTGACCAGGTAGCTCGTCGCTGTAACCGGCAGGGCTGGACGGTGTGGATCCCGCTGCTGACCGAGTGGTTAATGCAGCAACTCAGCCAGCCAATGACATTACCGCAGGGCGCGTTTTCGCTGGCAGAGCTGCAACACTATCAGGTCGAGATGGAGTTCTGGTTTGCGCTGCATCAGGTAGACACCCGCACGCTCGATGACACGGTACGGGTAGCGACCTTTGATGCCGCCCCCGGCCCTTCGTTGCTGGCAGAACAGCTCAATGGCATGTTGAAAGGGTTTATCGATTTGGTGTTTGTCCATCAGGGGCGTTATTACGTGCTGGATTATAAATCGAACTGGCTGGGGGCACAGGCGGAGGATGACCAGTCAACCCTGCTCACGCCCGGCCAACCTGCGCCAATGGTGCAAGCCATGCTGCACCATCGCTACGACGTGCAACTGGTACTGTACCTGTTTGCGCTGCACCGGTTGTTGCAATCCCGCCTGCCAGATTATGACTACGATCGCCATATTGGTGGTGCGGTGTACCTGTTTTTACGCGGCAGCCAGGCTCCGGGGGGCGGCGTTTGTCACGTCCGGCCAGATAAAACCGTTATTGATGCACTGGAGCAACTGTTCAGTGGTGCTATCAGGGAGAGTGCATGA
- a CDS encoding DUF4411 family protein, translated as MYLIDANVFIEAKNRYYNMSFCPAFWDWLLRECAGNQIFSIQNIFTELTNGNDELATWANNNRHFFLPVSDQITQQNLSLVASFVATQQVAASMAAGAMAEFMRGADTWLIAKAMAVGATVVTHERLDLQCRRKFLIPNICENFNVSYMDTFTLLHQLNASFILAA; from the coding sequence ATGTATTTAATTGATGCAAACGTCTTCATTGAAGCTAAAAATCGATATTATAACATGTCGTTCTGTCCAGCATTTTGGGACTGGTTGCTTCGGGAGTGTGCTGGAAATCAAATTTTTAGTATCCAGAACATTTTTACTGAACTAACGAATGGTAACGATGAACTTGCTACTTGGGCAAATAACAATCGACATTTTTTCTTGCCTGTGAGCGATCAGATAACCCAGCAAAATTTATCTTTAGTTGCCTCATTCGTAGCTACTCAACAAGTGGCGGCTTCCATGGCAGCAGGGGCTATGGCTGAATTTATGCGGGGGGCAGATACTTGGCTAATTGCTAAGGCTATGGCGGTTGGTGCAACAGTTGTTACGCATGAGAGACTCGATCTCCAATGTCGAAGGAAATTTCTGATTCCTAATATTTGTGAAAATTTCAATGTTAGTTATATGGATACTTTCACGTTACTTCATCAATTAAATGCTTCGTTTATATTAGCGGCGTAA